A window of Globicephala melas chromosome 2, mGloMel1.2, whole genome shotgun sequence genomic DNA:
TATGTGCATGAAATGTTCATACTCACTCTCCTCCTTGCTTCCAGAATAACTCAGTGTCGCCCTCGGAAAGCCTGCGGGCCAGTGAGAAGCACCGGGGCTCCGCCGACTACAGCATGGAAGCCAAGAAGCGGAAAGCAGAGGAGAAGGACAGTTTGAGCCGATACGTGCGTCTGAGAGCGCGGCGGGTTCCACCGGGGTTTGGAttgggtgggctgggctgggggagaccCCACGGGGCCTGAGTCGTGGGAGAGTCAGGAAGAGGTGGGGGCAGGAGACACTGCCGCACTGAGGAGGGCAGGTGGCCCGGGCAGGGGAAGCGTCCACAGACCGATGTCCTGTGAGCCTGCGGACCATGGCCAGGAGGCAGTGGACAGGGAAGTCATCCCAGCCTCCGTAGGGCCTGGGGAGAGCTAGGGGCACCTCCCCCGATGGGCCAAAAACCCCCTGCTGCCATCACGGCCCCCTCAGAACCTCCGGTCTGCTCTGGGGACCGTTCCTGGCATCCCCACACTTCGACCCTACAGGTGGTCGTggtgtctgctctgtgccaggccgagcagggctgagagctggggcagagggcagggggcgATGCACTGTGGGATCTGGTGCCCTTGGGCCCGGCCCTCCGTGTTCAGCTCCTTGGCTGTTCTGGGGCTCCGGACACGTAGCACAGCCAAAGCCTCAGCTGCGTTTCTGGGAGACAAGGCTaatcccctccccacacacacggTGATGGGAATGATGGAACGAGACCAGCGCACTCGCTTGCAAATGGTGGTGGATATCAGGCCAGCTGGAGAGAGGTGTCTGGCTCCAGGGCGACATGTTAAAGCAGCCTTAGAAATATTATAACTGGGCAGGTGTTGGTGAGGCCGCCTGTGGGCGTGGGAGCAGAGTGAccgtggggctgggggctgggctagCAAACAGCAGGGAGAAGAGGTCAGCTTTGGTGGGGCTGAGTGGGGAGAGCATGGACTTTGGGGTTTGGCCGGGGTTCAGATCCTGGCTGGTGGAAGCAGGGGCGTGGTCTGGGCTCAGTCTGGGGTGGGCGTGGCCTCTCACTGGCTTCCCTCTCCGTGCAGGACAGTGACGGGGACAAGAGTGACGATCTGGTGGTGGACGTTTCCAATGAGGTAAGGGCCGGCCCAGGTCGCAGGGCGACTGTCCCTGTGCAGGGTGGTCGGCGATTGCTCCTGTCCTGGGTGGGAGCTGTCGTGTCTCAGCTGTTGCACCGTTACCAGCAGCCCCAGCTGGGTGACGAGGCCTTTGGGGTTGGGGCATCCAGCTGGtcaggaggaggagggcagggcttGGCTGCCTGGTGGCTGGGCATTCGTGCACACTGCTGGGGTTCCTAGGCTGGGTCTCCAGAGAGAGGCCCCTGAAGACCCCAGGGGAGGGCTGGCTCCCAGTCACCATGGTCCTCCAGGTCAGCTCtgttctccccaccacccctggGATCTTGGGCTTGTGAGCCTCCTGGGTCAACCTTAGCGAGGGAGGGGGAGCTGGAAAGGACCTACCCAGGGCCAAGGCCCAGCTGCCCAGCTTGGAGTCCTGAACCTGTATTTGATCTTGGGCAGGTCACCTCCACCCACccaggcctcagtctcccccCATCTGTGGGATGAAGGGGTCAGACTAGGTCATTAAAAACTCATTGTCCCCACTTGGGACCAGGCTCTTTTCCCATGCCCTGTGCCCACTCCATTCCCGTCCCCAGAGCAGAGAGACTCCAGACTCGTCACTGCGCGGCACATCCCCGTATCACTTGTGTTTTTAGGACCCAGCGACGCCCCGGGTCAGCCCGGCACACTCCCCTCCTGAAAACGGGCTGGACAAGGCCCGTGGCCTGAAGAAGGACGCTCCCACCAGCCCCGCCTCGGTGGCCTCCTCCAGCAGCACGCCCTCCTCCAAGACCAAAGACCTTGGTCATGTATGTGGGGTCTGCCCCTGGCGCcgcagaggctgggagagggtggggaacgtgggggcagagggaagacGTTCTGGAAAAGGGTCTGGATCTGGAGTGGTGCTAAGTGGAAGGCAGAGGGCTGGAGTAGAAAGTACACGGATTGGGGcttggcctgggttcaaatcctgtcttTACCACTTACAGGCTGAGCCCTGTGCTTATTATTAGTTAACGTTTCTAAGCCTTAGCTGCTGCATCTATTAAATGGGAACAATTACCACAGTCCCTGCCAAACAAGATTGGGCAAGAATTGAGGAGCTGTGGGGCAGAAGATTCAGAGCTGGGTCCAGCACTGGGCTTCATGTGGTGCCCAGCTCTTGGGAGAAAGGAATCTTCATGGCTTCCCTTGGTCTCTGCATCTACCCTCTTCAGAATGACAAATCCTCCACCCCTGGGCTCAAGTCCAACACACCAACCCCAAGGAACGATGCCCCAACTCCAGGCACCAGCACGACCCCAGGACTCCGGTCGATGCCGGGCAAGCCTCCAGGCATGGACCCGATAGGTATAATGGGTAGGCACGATGGGGCTGGGCTGACCATGTTTGAGGGGAGGGGCTCTgccccaggccagggctggagCCTCACaggtgggggccagggaggggggtCAGAGTCAGGGCTCTCCCAGGGCCCGTCTCTGGGGGACCTGGTCAGGTTTGAGGAGAAGGTGAGTGCCTGGTGCTTCAACACCGATGTCAGGGCTTCCTGGAGCCGCTGTGCACTAGGTGTGTGGAAGGAGCTTCAGACAGGTCGGGACACCAGTGATCTGTCTGCCTCTGCTGTTAGTTCTGTGAGGCTCTGAACAGCCCCCTCCTCTGCGCCTCCGAGTCCTGCTCTATAAAAAGCGGTGGTCACATCTCTCAGCTCGAACCTTCTTAGGCTGTGAAGATGGGGTTCTCTGGTAGGTGGGTTCAGTCCAGGAGGACTGCTTGGAGTAGGCAGCTTTAGAACACAGGAGGGATTGCTGCAGGGAGGCAGCCTGGTGGCCTGAGCTTTGCCCTTGATGGAGGCGTGGGGCCCACTCCCCTTGGTGGCCTCTCCCGGCTGACGGCCGCCTCCTTGCAGCCTCAGCCCTGCGCACGCCCATCTCCATCACCAGCTCCTACGCTGCACCCTTTGCCATGATGAGCCACCATGAGATGAACGGCTCCCTCACCAGCCCCAGCGCCTACGCCGGCCTCCACAACATCCCACCCCAGATGAGCGCGGctgccgccgctgctgccgccgcctaTGGCCGATCGCCAATGGTGAGCTTTGGAGCTGTACGTAGACCTTTTGGCTCCTTTTTTGGGGGGACTGGGTAAGGAGCGGGGGAGTTGGAGGGGGTGAAGGTGGCCCTTCGTGCACACCAAAGGGGACCTGGGCCCAGCGACCGGGCAGCTAGCTGCCTTTGGGGTAGAGTGTTTATTAGGAATAAGAGTGGAACACACTTGGGGGTCAGCAGACCTGGGTCCCACCCCGTCTGCCCATCAGTTGCCACGTGACCTCACACAACACAGCCTCCCTGGGCTGCCCCTTTCCATCTGGGAAGCGGGGCTGACACCTCTCTTTCTGGGCTCTGTGGGGGTGGGAATCCCACGGTGAGTCGGGTGATTTCCACGAGGCAGGGACTTGGCAAACGGGGCAGCCCGTTATACCAAGATTTGTCTGCCGTTCATTGAGAGCAGTTCAGACTGGAGAGGTGGGTCCTCTTCCAGGAGACGGTTTTTCTCTTGATCTCCTGAACCCAGGTTGGCCTCCTCTCCACATGACAAGCCCCCTGGGACACCAGGGGAGGGAACAAAGTGAGGAGGGGCCCGCTCGGCCTTGCAGAGCAGGGAGAATGAGCTGGGCGTGGGAGTGGAAGATAACCGGCTCAGAGTTCGGGGTCTGGACCATCATCCTGTTCCTGCCATTGTCCTGGACGAGGCACTTGGCCCTCCTGGGCCCGTGCTCTCTCTGGAACAAGGGGCCGTGCTCTGCCCAGCTGTCTCGGGTTCTGAAGAGGCAGCGCCGTGCGGGTGGGAcaggaggtggtggagggggatGTGTAGTGGGGGGACGTATGGCGGCATCCCGCACTAAGGGCTGGCCTGGCCTTGCCTTACAGGTTGGGTTTGACCCTCACCCCCCGATGCGGGCCACGGGCCTGCCCTCCAGCCTCGCCTCCATTCCTGGTGGAAAACCGTAAGCTTTGGCTATTTTCTGCTtcttggggagggcaggggagagcacaccacccacccacccatccatcccctGCCCTGGTGGACCTCCCCTGAGGGAAGGTGTCTGCCCCTCTCGGGGTACCCAGAGGCCAGGTTGCAACCCCAGCAAAGCTGCCTGGCCGCGCTCCTGAACGGCCCCCAGGCTCCCTCTGAAAGGGGAACGAgacagggctggggtggaggatGTGGTCCCTGGGCTCTGAGAGGGAAGGAACACTTCGGACACTGCGGTCTCTCAACCAAACGCCGTGGAGCTGCCCTGGCCTCGGGGGCTCCTGTGGGTTCTGCCCACAGCTGGCACTTAAGACAGCAGGCCGACCACGCTGGCTCGCCCCTGGCCCTGATGTGCACCCTGGGACTCATTTGGAGGGTCGCAGACACGTTTTCCTCCCTAACGTCACTGGCTCCTAGAGGAGGGGTGGCGTTCAagctgggtgggggaagggtgctCCCTTCGCATGGCCAGTTTGGGGTCAGCAGCCTGGTTTGCAGCAGGGATCTGTGAGCGGGGGCAGAAGCCAAGGTTGGACTCTGCAGCGGTTTCCGGCCCGGTGGAGCCAGGCCAAGGAGGTTGGGGTTACCAGGTGCCCTCAGATCTGGGGAGAGGGGACACCTGGAGGCAAGGAGGCCAGGCAGGGGCGGGTGCCGGTCAAACTAGGCAGGAGCTGTGCACACTGTCATTAGAGGATTGGAGATGGCAGAAGTGTGGTTCTCCCCCTCCCAGAGCCTACTCCTTCCACGTGAGTGCTGACGGGCAGATGCAGCCCGTGCCCTTCCCCCACGATGCCCTGGCAGGCCCCGGCATCCCCAGGCACGCCCGGCAGATCAACACGCTGAGCCACGGGGAGGTGGTGTGCGCAGTGACCATCAGCAACCCCACGCGGCACGTCTACACAGGTGGCAAGGGCTGCGTGAAGATCTGGGACATCAGCCAGCCGGGCAGCAAGAGCCCCATCTCCCAGCTGGACTGCCTGGTGAGGATCCCGGGGCTGGGGGCGTCCCTTCCACCTGGTCTCGGAGAGCGGGACGGCCTGGGTCGGGGGAGAGCCCCATCCCCCCCGGCCAGGTGCAGCCCTGTATTGGCTGGGCGACTTTGGGCAAGTTGGCAAACCTCCCTGAGCCCCACTTTCGTCGTCCGTAAGGGGAGGCGTTGCCGACCTCCAGGGGTCTGTGAAGAAGTGAGTGAAAGTTTGAAAGGGGGGTGAACGAGGAGTGAATGAGGAGCCGAGTCGGACTGGCAGCTGCCTTCGGCAAGGGCAGGAAGTGGGCAGAAGCGGCCAGGGTGCTCAGTGTGGTGGACCCCCCTGGTccccaggaggggaggagggtggtgctgaacactgccccttccccctccagaACAGGGACAACTACATCCGCTCCTGCAAGCTGCTCCCCGACGGGCGCACGCTCATCGTGGGCGGCGAGGCCAGCACGCTCACCATCTGGGACCTGGCGTCACCCACGCCCCGCATCAAGGCCGAGCTGACTTCCTCGGCTCCGGCCTGCTACGCCCTGGCCATCAGCCCCGACGCCAAAGTCTGCTTCTCCTGCTGTAGCGACGGGAACATTGCCGTGTGGGACCTGCACAACCAGACCCTAGTCAGGTTAGGCACGGGAGGGAGCGGGGGTCCTTGTCCTTGGGAAGGCCTCGCTGGCCGTGCCTGGTATCTTTGTTGCGACTGGCCTGTCCGAGGTGCCGTGGGCCGGCCGGAACAGCGCGGGCGAGGGCACCCAGGTGAGAAGACAGCTTGTGCCAGATGCCTGACATGGGTAGACGATGGAGGGCTCCTTGGCCCAGGAACTTGCACAAGgctctggggagaaggggagctGGGGACACACAGAGAGGGCAGGAGAAGGAGAGGCGTTGAGACCAGAGTGGAGGAGCAGTACCTCTTGGTGGTTAAGTGTGGGGCCTCAGGAGCAAAGCTGCAGGGTTTCAATCTTGCCTCCGTGTGACCTTGTGCAGGTCACTTAACCTCCGTGCCTCGGTTTCCCTTGCATGCAACGGGCGGAGTGAAGCCCCTTCCTTAGAGTCGAACCCCAGCGCCGGGCCCAGCATCGGCCCTCAGTGCAGTGTGGCCGTCTGCGTTAGTCATAGCGCCATGCAGCTGGTTTATGGCCTCAGCCGCGTGGTTTATGCGGGGTGACAAGGATGGATCAAGAATGCAAATTGAGGAGGCATGGGGTGTCGGGCTAAGGGGGGGGTTCCCCTGTTACGTACCTGCTCTCCCAGAACTGCCCCTGCCGAAGACCCTTGAGCAGAGTAGGAGAggggcccaggcctggctctgctgcAGGCTCCTCGGGGGGACGATGGaccccagtttcctcttctgctcAGGCGGAGCTGGCCTGCCCCCTGGGATGGCTGTCCGCTTGGCATCGGTTCTTCCCCGGAGCTCACCCCCATCCCTGCCTGGCCTTCCTAGGCAGTTCCAGGGCCACACGGATGGGGCCAGCTGCATAGACATCTCCCACGACGGCACCAAGCTATGGACCGGAGGCCTGGACAACACCGTGCGCTCCTGGGACCTGCGGGAGGGccggcagctgcagcagcacgACTTCACCTCCCAGGTGTGCCCCCGAGAGCCACCCCCCTCCTTCCATTGGAGCAGCGTGGGGCCTTCCCTCCCCAGGTCCCAGTGGCTGAGTCAGGGGACAAAGGGGCCCTCACACCTGGTCGTTGCAAATGGACCTGAGACCAACCTGAGccatctgggaaggcttcctggaggaagtggcaaTGAAACAGAATCGACAAGGCTTTGGATTTGGACACACTTGCCCCAACGGCTTGGATTTGATTCCCAGCTCCTCTGCCGTTGAGCACTTTGGCCTTGGTTTTCGTACGTGGGATGGGAATAGTCATAGCTGCCTCATGGGTCTGGTGGGAGCACCTGAAATGGTCCCTCTAAAAGCCTTGGCTGTAAGCATGGCTCATAGCATTCTATAAGTGCCAGGTGTTACTGggt
This region includes:
- the TLE3 gene encoding transducin-like enhancer protein 3 isoform X3 → MYPQGRHPAPHQPGQPGFKFTVAESCDRIKDEFQFLQAQYHSLKVEYDKLANEKTEMQRHYVMYYEMSYGLNIEMHKQTEIAKRLNTILAQIMPFLSQEHQQQVAQAVERAKQVTMTELNAIIGVRGLPSLPLTQQQLQAQHLSHATHGPPVQLPPHPSGLQPPGIPPVTGSSSGLLALGALGSQAHLSVKDEKNHHELDHRERESSTNNSVSPSESLRASEKHRGSADYSMEAKKRKAEEKDSLSRYDSDGDKSDDLVVDVSNEDPATPRVSPAHSPPENGLDKARGLKKDAPTSPASVASSSSTPSSKTKDLGHNDKSSTPGLKSNTPTPRNDAPTPGTSTTPGLRSMPGKPPGMDPIGIMASALRTPISITSSYAAPFAMMSHHEMNGSLTSPSAYAGLHNIPPQMSAAAAAAAAAYGRSPMVGFDPHPPMRATGLPSSLASIPGGKPAYSFHVSADGQMQPVPFPHDALAGPGIPRHARQINTLSHGEVVCAVTISNPTRHVYTGGKGCVKIWDISQPGSKSPISQLDCLNRDNYIRSCKLLPDGRTLIVGGEASTLTIWDLASPTPRIKAELTSSAPACYALAISPDAKVCFSCCSDGNIAVWDLHNQTLVRQFQGHTDGASCIDISHDGTKLWTGGLDNTVRSWDLREGRQLQQHDFTSQIFSLGYCPTGEWLAVGMESSNVEVLHHTKPDKYQLHLHESCVLSLKFAYCGKWFVSTGKDNLLNAWRTPYGASIFQSKESSSVLSCDISADDKYIVTGSGDKKATVYEVIY
- the TLE3 gene encoding transducin-like enhancer protein 3 isoform X5, yielding MYPQGRHPAPHQPGQPGFKFTVAESCDRIKDEFQFLQAQYHSLKVEYDKLANEKTEMQRHYVMYYEMSYGLNIEMHKQTEIAKRLNTILAQIMPFLSQEHQQQVAQAVERAKQVTMTELNAIIGQQQLQAQHLSHATHGPPVQLPPHPSGLQPPGIPPVTGSSSGLLALGALGSQAHLSVKDEKNHHELDHRERESSTNNSVSPSESLRASEKHRGSADYSMEAKKRKAEEKDSLSRYDSDGDKSDDLVVDVSNEDPATPRVSPAHSPPENGLDKARGLKKDAPTSPASVASSSSTPSSKTKDLGHNDKSSTPGLKSNTPTPRNDAPTPGTSTTPGLRSMPGKPPGMDPIGIMASALRTPISITSSYAAPFAMMSHHEMNGSLTSPSAYAGLHNIPPQMSAAAAAAAAAYGRSPMVSFGAVGFDPHPPMRATGLPSSLASIPGGKPAYSFHVSADGQMQPVPFPHDALAGPGIPRHARQINTLSHGEVVCAVTISNPTRHVYTGGKGCVKIWDISQPGSKSPISQLDCLNRDNYIRSCKLLPDGRTLIVGGEASTLTIWDLASPTPRIKAELTSSAPACYALAISPDAKVCFSCCSDGNIAVWDLHNQTLVRQFQGHTDGASCIDISHDGTKLWTGGLDNTVRSWDLREGRQLQQHDFTSQIFSLGYCPTGEWLAVGMESSNVEVLHHTKPDKYQLHLHESCVLSLKFAYCGKWFVSTGKDNLLNAWRTPYGASIFQSKESSSVLSCDISADDKYIVTGSGDKKATVYEVIY
- the TLE3 gene encoding transducin-like enhancer protein 3 isoform X1, with amino-acid sequence MYPQGRHPAPHQPGQPGFKFTVAESCDRIKDEFQFLQAQYHSLKVEYDKLANEKTEMQRHYVMYYEMSYGLNIEMHKQTEIAKRLNTILAQIMPFLSQEHQQQVAQAVERAKQVTMTELNAIIGVRGLPSLPLTQQQLQAQHLSHATHGPPVQLPPHPSGLQPPGIPPVTGSSSGLLALGALGSQAHLSVKDEKNHHELDHRERESSTNNSVSPSESLRASEKHRGSADYSMEAKKRKAEEKDSLSRYDSDGDKSDDLVVDVSNEDPATPRVSPAHSPPENGLDKARGLKKDAPTSPASVASSSSTPSSKTKDLGHNDKSSTPGLKSNTPTPRNDAPTPGTSTTPGLRSMPGKPPGMDPIGIMASALRTPISITSSYAAPFAMMSHHEMNGSLTSPSAYAGLHNIPPQMSAAAAAAAAAYGRSPMVSFGAVGFDPHPPMRATGLPSSLASIPGGKPAYSFHVSADGQMQPVPFPHDALAGPGIPRHARQINTLSHGEVVCAVTISNPTRHVYTGGKGCVKIWDISQPGSKSPISQLDCLNRDNYIRSCKLLPDGRTLIVGGEASTLTIWDLASPTPRIKAELTSSAPACYALAISPDAKVCFSCCSDGNIAVWDLHNQTLVRQFQGHTDGASCIDISHDGTKLWTGGLDNTVRSWDLREGRQLQQHDFTSQIFSLGYCPTGEWLAVGMESSNVEVLHHTKPDKYQLHLHESCVLSLKFAYCGKWFVSTGKDNLLNAWRTPYGASIFQSKESSSVLSCDISADDKYIVTGSGDKKATVYEVIY
- the TLE3 gene encoding transducin-like enhancer protein 3 isoform X4 → MYPQGRHPAPHQPGQPGFKFTVAESCDRIKDEFQFLQAQYHSLKVEYDKLANEKTEMQRHYVMYYEMSYGLNIEMHKQTEIAKRLNTILAQIMPFLSQEHQQQVAQAVERAKQVTMTELNAIIGVRGLPSLPLTQQQLQAQHLSHATHGPPVQLPPHPSGLQPPGIPPVTGSSSGLLALGALGSQAHLSVKDEKNHHELDHRERESSTNNSVSPSESLRASEKHRGSADYSMEAKKRKAEEKDSLSRYDSDGDKSDDLVVDVSNEDPATPRVSPAHSPPENGLDKARGLKKDAPTSPASVASSSSTPSSKTKDLGHNDKSSTPGLKSNTPTPRNDAPTPGTSTTPGLRSMPGKPPGMDPIASALRTPISITSSYAAPFAMMSHHEMNGSLTSPSAYAGLHNIPPQMSAAAAAAAAAYGRSPMVGFDPHPPMRATGLPSSLASIPGGKPAYSFHVSADGQMQPVPFPHDALAGPGIPRHARQINTLSHGEVVCAVTISNPTRHVYTGGKGCVKIWDISQPGSKSPISQLDCLNRDNYIRSCKLLPDGRTLIVGGEASTLTIWDLASPTPRIKAELTSSAPACYALAISPDAKVCFSCCSDGNIAVWDLHNQTLVRQFQGHTDGASCIDISHDGTKLWTGGLDNTVRSWDLREGRQLQQHDFTSQIFSLGYCPTGEWLAVGMESSNVEVLHHTKPDKYQLHLHESCVLSLKFAYCGKWFVSTGKDNLLNAWRTPYGASIFQSKESSSVLSCDISADDKYIVTGSGDKKATVYEVIY
- the TLE3 gene encoding transducin-like enhancer protein 3 isoform X6, whose translation is MYPQGRHPAPHQPGQPGFKFTVAESCDRIKDEFQFLQAQYHSLKVEYDKLANEKTEMQRHYVMYYEMSYGLNIEMHKQTEIAKRLNTILAQIMPFLSQEHQQQVAQAVERAKQVTMTELNAIIGQQQLQAQHLSHATHGPPVQLPPHPSGLQPPGIPPVTGSSSGLLALGALGSQAHLSVKDEKNHHELDHRERESSTNNSVSPSESLRASEKHRGSADYSMEAKKRKAEEKDSLSRYDSDGDKSDDLVVDVSNEDPATPRVSPAHSPPENGLDKARGLKKDAPTSPASVASSSSTPSSKTKDLGHNDKSSTPGLKSNTPTPRNDAPTPGTSTTPGLRSMPGKPPGMDPIASALRTPISITSSYAAPFAMMSHHEMNGSLTSPSAYAGLHNIPPQMSAAAAAAAAAYGRSPMVSFGAVGFDPHPPMRATGLPSSLASIPGGKPAYSFHVSADGQMQPVPFPHDALAGPGIPRHARQINTLSHGEVVCAVTISNPTRHVYTGGKGCVKIWDISQPGSKSPISQLDCLNRDNYIRSCKLLPDGRTLIVGGEASTLTIWDLASPTPRIKAELTSSAPACYALAISPDAKVCFSCCSDGNIAVWDLHNQTLVRQFQGHTDGASCIDISHDGTKLWTGGLDNTVRSWDLREGRQLQQHDFTSQIFSLGYCPTGEWLAVGMESSNVEVLHHTKPDKYQLHLHESCVLSLKFAYCGKWFVSTGKDNLLNAWRTPYGASIFQSKESSSVLSCDISADDKYIVTGSGDKKATVYEVIY
- the TLE3 gene encoding transducin-like enhancer protein 3 isoform X7, with protein sequence MYPQGRHPAPHQPGQPGFKFTVAESCDRIKDEFQFLQAQYHSLKVEYDKLANEKTEMQRHYVMYYEMSYGLNIEMHKQTEIAKRLNTILAQIMPFLSQEHQQQVAQAVERAKQVTMTELNAIIGQQQLQAQHLSHATHGPPVQLPPHPSGLQPPGIPPVTGSSSGLLALGALGSQAHLSVKDEKNHHELDHRERESSTNNSVSPSESLRASEKHRGSADYSMEAKKRKAEEKDSLSRYDSDGDKSDDLVVDVSNEDPATPRVSPAHSPPENGLDKARGLKKDAPTSPASVASSSSTPSSKTKDLGHNDKSSTPGLKSNTPTPRNDAPTPGTSTTPGLRSMPGKPPGMDPIGIMASALRTPISITSSYAAPFAMMSHHEMNGSLTSPSAYAGLHNIPPQMSAAAAAAAAAYGRSPMVGFDPHPPMRATGLPSSLASIPGGKPAYSFHVSADGQMQPVPFPHDALAGPGIPRHARQINTLSHGEVVCAVTISNPTRHVYTGGKGCVKIWDISQPGSKSPISQLDCLNRDNYIRSCKLLPDGRTLIVGGEASTLTIWDLASPTPRIKAELTSSAPACYALAISPDAKVCFSCCSDGNIAVWDLHNQTLVRQFQGHTDGASCIDISHDGTKLWTGGLDNTVRSWDLREGRQLQQHDFTSQIFSLGYCPTGEWLAVGMESSNVEVLHHTKPDKYQLHLHESCVLSLKFAYCGKWFVSTGKDNLLNAWRTPYGASIFQSKESSSVLSCDISADDKYIVTGSGDKKATVYEVIY
- the TLE3 gene encoding transducin-like enhancer protein 3 isoform X8, which translates into the protein MYPQGRHPAPHQPGQPGFKFTVAESCDRIKDEFQFLQAQYHSLKVEYDKLANEKTEMQRHYVMYYEMSYGLNIEMHKQTEIAKRLNTILAQIMPFLSQEHQQQVAQAVERAKQVTMTELNAIIGQQQLQAQHLSHATHGPPVQLPPHPSGLQPPGIPPVTGSSSGLLALGALGSQAHLSVKDEKNHHELDHRERESSTNNSVSPSESLRASEKHRGSADYSMEAKKRKAEEKDSLSRYDSDGDKSDDLVVDVSNEDPATPRVSPAHSPPENGLDKARGLKKDAPTSPASVASSSSTPSSKTKDLGHNDKSSTPGLKSNTPTPRNDAPTPGTSTTPGLRSMPGKPPGMDPIASALRTPISITSSYAAPFAMMSHHEMNGSLTSPSAYAGLHNIPPQMSAAAAAAAAAYGRSPMVGFDPHPPMRATGLPSSLASIPGGKPAYSFHVSADGQMQPVPFPHDALAGPGIPRHARQINTLSHGEVVCAVTISNPTRHVYTGGKGCVKIWDISQPGSKSPISQLDCLNRDNYIRSCKLLPDGRTLIVGGEASTLTIWDLASPTPRIKAELTSSAPACYALAISPDAKVCFSCCSDGNIAVWDLHNQTLVRQFQGHTDGASCIDISHDGTKLWTGGLDNTVRSWDLREGRQLQQHDFTSQIFSLGYCPTGEWLAVGMESSNVEVLHHTKPDKYQLHLHESCVLSLKFAYCGKWFVSTGKDNLLNAWRTPYGASIFQSKESSSVLSCDISADDKYIVTGSGDKKATVYEVIY
- the TLE3 gene encoding transducin-like enhancer protein 3 isoform X2, producing MYPQGRHPAPHQPGQPGFKFTVAESCDRIKDEFQFLQAQYHSLKVEYDKLANEKTEMQRHYVMYYEMSYGLNIEMHKQTEIAKRLNTILAQIMPFLSQEHQQQVAQAVERAKQVTMTELNAIIGVRGLPSLPLTQQQLQAQHLSHATHGPPVQLPPHPSGLQPPGIPPVTGSSSGLLALGALGSQAHLSVKDEKNHHELDHRERESSTNNSVSPSESLRASEKHRGSADYSMEAKKRKAEEKDSLSRYDSDGDKSDDLVVDVSNEDPATPRVSPAHSPPENGLDKARGLKKDAPTSPASVASSSSTPSSKTKDLGHNDKSSTPGLKSNTPTPRNDAPTPGTSTTPGLRSMPGKPPGMDPIASALRTPISITSSYAAPFAMMSHHEMNGSLTSPSAYAGLHNIPPQMSAAAAAAAAAYGRSPMVSFGAVGFDPHPPMRATGLPSSLASIPGGKPAYSFHVSADGQMQPVPFPHDALAGPGIPRHARQINTLSHGEVVCAVTISNPTRHVYTGGKGCVKIWDISQPGSKSPISQLDCLNRDNYIRSCKLLPDGRTLIVGGEASTLTIWDLASPTPRIKAELTSSAPACYALAISPDAKVCFSCCSDGNIAVWDLHNQTLVRQFQGHTDGASCIDISHDGTKLWTGGLDNTVRSWDLREGRQLQQHDFTSQIFSLGYCPTGEWLAVGMESSNVEVLHHTKPDKYQLHLHESCVLSLKFAYCGKWFVSTGKDNLLNAWRTPYGASIFQSKESSSVLSCDISADDKYIVTGSGDKKATVYEVIY